The genomic stretch CCAAAAAAATTATTAGAAAGCTTAATCCTGATAGGGCCATTTGAATAAGTGAATCGATAGCCGCCCCTGCCGGGAGGGCTCCAGGATTCGATTTAGAACTTGTAATATTTAGCAACGGTTTGAGGGCTTCACTGACATTTGTATTTTTTTCTATGTATTTAGCCGCCGTATCCCTGTAAAAAAGGCCTGCATATATAGCCGTCAGAACACCTAGAATTCTGAATGCCGAAAGGATAAATCCTTTGGTGTAACCTTCTATCGCACTTTTTAAGAAAACAAATAAAAGCAGTATGTCCATCCAATTCATAACCGATTCCCCCTTTCTTTCCGAAAAAACTTTCTTTCTAATTTTATTTCAAATAGCTTATGCATACTACCCAAAAAAATTACATATAATGTAAAAAAAGGTTTTCAGGAGGAAAAATAATGCTTTTAGACCCCCACGCACTAAGACCTTATGGCATGAGAGTTCACATAGATACTCCAAATGCGGTAGAAGCTATCGCTTACGGTTTCACCTCAATTTTATCTGAAACATATTGCCCTCCCTCGCCGATAGTTTTCCTGTGTATAGGCACTGACCGCTCTACCGGTGACTCTCTAGGTCCTTTAGTGGGAAACATGCTAAAGGAAAAAAATTTTCTCAACGCCCAGGTTAAAGGCTGCCTTGCCGAACCAGTCCACGCCGGCAATCTCGAAAATGTCCTCCAAGAGCTCGACATTTTGAAAAAGCCTTACATTATTGCGGTAGATGCATCTCTAGGCCGCTCTGAAAACGTTGGCACGGTAAAGATTGGCAAAGGACCTATTAAGCCGGGGGCTGGAGTCAGAAAAAATCTGCCTGAAGTCGGTCAGCTCCATGTTACCGGCGTAGTAAACGTCGGTGGATTTATGGAATTCTTCGTCCTTCAAAATACAAGATTATTTTTGGTAATGAAGATGGCGAAGGTAATTTCCGAAGGAATTGCTTTGGGAATGGAGCAATTCTTTGCATAAAAAGCTGCCTAAGGGCAGCTTTTTTAAATAAAATGATCATAAATTCTGTTTTTTATTATCTCATATATTTGTTCATTAGTTCTGCCTTCAGCATTTACGAGAAGTACTCCGAAAGAATTCCCACCCATGTTATCCATCATATTTTCAATTGACAGGGACGCCATTTCTTTAAGTTTCCTTCCTCTATATATTACAGCATCCACTTCCCCAACTGCCTCGTTCCACGGCATGGCTACAAACCCCCGCGCTCTCAAATATTCTATAAGGTCTTCAAGGCCGTCTTCCACCGCTATTATTCTTTTCATCCTGCCACCTCCGAATTCTATTTTTCTCGGAAGCTGGCAGAATTATACTTTTGATGTCATCACTTTTAAAGCTCCAGGTTCAACCGAAAATTCTACCGGAGTGTTCCCTATGACATCTCCGTCAGCGTGGACTTTGGCACAAGGAGTAAATTCTATTTTTACCTTTTTTCCTTTTATGACTTCGTAGGCCGGGTGATTTTTGTGCTTTCCTGAAAACACTCTAGGCAAAAACCTTAAAAGCTCCGCTTTACTCAACTCGTTTACTATGCATACATCGAGGAAGCCATCGTCAACTCGAGCATCAGGACATATCATCATACCACTGCCGTAGTACTTGGCATTCCCTACGGAGAC from Caldanaerovirga acetigignens encodes the following:
- a CDS encoding CvpA family protein — encoded protein: MNWMDILLLFVFLKSAIEGYTKGFILSAFRILGVLTAIYAGLFYRDTAAKYIEKNTNVSEALKPLLNITSSKSNPGALPAGAAIDSLIQMALSGLSFLIIFLAVQLLFALVGFFLNGMFRFSGLSLTNRVLGVLLGLLSTSLWVVLINSVITPFLMTWPGSVLEKGISGSYIFQKLKFLDFITPVVIKLI
- the yyaC gene encoding spore protease YyaC, which codes for MLLDPHALRPYGMRVHIDTPNAVEAIAYGFTSILSETYCPPSPIVFLCIGTDRSTGDSLGPLVGNMLKEKNFLNAQVKGCLAEPVHAGNLENVLQELDILKKPYIIAVDASLGRSENVGTVKIGKGPIKPGAGVRKNLPEVGQLHVTGVVNVGGFMEFFVLQNTRLFLVMKMAKVISEGIALGMEQFFA
- a CDS encoding YkuS family protein; protein product: MKRIIAVEDGLEDLIEYLRARGFVAMPWNEAVGEVDAVIYRGRKLKEMASLSIENMMDNMGGNSFGVLLVNAEGRTNEQIYEIIKNRIYDHFI